Proteins encoded together in one Schistocerca americana isolate TAMUIC-IGC-003095 chromosome 8, iqSchAmer2.1, whole genome shotgun sequence window:
- the LOC124545741 gene encoding LOW QUALITY PROTEIN: uncharacterized protein LOC124545741 (The sequence of the model RefSeq protein was modified relative to this genomic sequence to represent the inferred CDS: substituted 1 base at 1 genomic stop codon): MPLEITDTAETVFAKCAMDIVGQLDVSSTGKRYMLRFQDDLRLIECGVLDQQVAHHVEKITGLQKLVQQLTKHDNRRKRGVFNFVRQVSKILFGTLDEAHAASYKERIDAMERNSEGLVRLTKEQVAVVRATLAGVNRTVYTLESNEHILRTGMQRLERFMKEYVKETDMGFKRVASFATVTEQVLQLAAVFAQIEEEYEQMINATVNAQNGILQPHIINTVQIEKYLSLIRDELKDVKFPVPLAESSGYLLLIIIDLDVFISGSILGYVINIPLIDNNNNNNNLYRVLPLPKEIPDMKGRYVYIEPEKEFLLIDESKRQYAKLSADELKCKELSKNRRLCRQSFALLSTFDHEECEAKLLQPVREIPEDCVRKLVALNQSLWTHLKSNEWLYVAPKEEXLTVLCGKEPPKDLLMKGVGKISFYNKCKGYGTRVFVQTDRVINSNVTKKDIIPQINLEFDCCVVNEEKKNVSMLTLDLPLEQVVTQLDDLKVAGKRLDDVQRMAERQEEELKYSRYFTHYSITTYDSRLESSILEETHSRAETTDDANDVGGGWCHTSSHKRLLISWLDCSEGRLETSWMQAQQQVARASTASRSPAGCRYTHPRGSQESLALPESSGEETAVRPEGNLHAGYRGNAAQSDGTHTLVLAGICFIIVADSVWSWTTLLAT; this comes from the exons atGCCCTTAGAAATTACAGACACAGCTGAAACAGTATTTGCCAAATGTGCAATGGATATAGTGGGTCAACTAGATGTATCTAGTACAGGGAAAAGGTACATGCTAAGATTCCAAGACGATCTGA GATTAATAGAATGTGGAGTACTAGATCAGCAAGTTGCACATCACGTGGAAAAGATTACAGGTCTGCAGAAACTCGTACAGCAGCTCACAAAACACGACAACAGAAGAAAGAGAGGAGTATTCAACTTCGTCAGACAGGTAAGTAAAATACTGTTCGGAACATTGGACGAAGCGCACGCAGCGTCCTATAAAGAAAGAATAGACGCTATGGAGAGGAATTCTGAAGGGTTGGTGAGGTTaactaaggaacaggtggcagtggtAAGGGCCACATTAGCGGGAGTAAACAGAACAGTATATACACTAGAATCAAATGAACACATTCTAAGGACAGGCATGCAGAGACTAGAAAGGTTCATGAAGGAATACGTGAAGGAAACAGATATGGGTTTCAAACGAGTAGCATCTTTTGCCACTGTAACGGAACAAGTATTACAATTAGCGGCAGTGTTTGCCCAAATCGAAGAGGAATACGAGCAGATGATAAatgccactgtaaatgctcaaaatggaaTACTGCAGCCTCACATCATTAATACAGTCCAAATTGAGAAGTATCTAAGTTTAATACGAGACGAATTAAAGGACGTgaagtttcctgttcctctcgcggaGTCGTCAGGCTACCTCTTGTTAATAATAATTGATTTAGATGTTTTCATTTCCGGTAGCATACTAGGGTACGTAATTAATATTCCtttaatagataataataataataataataatctgtataGAGTTCTCCCATTACCAAAGGAGATCCCAGATATGAAAGGAAGGTACGTATACATAGAGCCAGAGAAAGAATTTCTACTGATAGATGAATCCAAAAGGCAGTACGCGAAACTTTCTGCGGATGAACTAAAATGTAAAGAACTGAGTAAGAATAGAAGACTGTGCAGACAGTCATTCGCATTGCTATCGACATTCGACCATGAGGAATGCGAAGCCAAATTGTTACAACCGGTAAGAGAAATTCCGGAAGATTGTGTGCGAAAATTAGTCGCACTGAATCAGAGCCTTTGGACCCATCTAAAAAGTAACGAATGGCTATATGTAGCTCCTAAGGAAGAATGACTGACAGTATTATGTGGAAAGGAACCCCCGAAGGACTTATTAATGAAAGGAGTAGGAAAGATAAGTTTTTATAATAAATGTAAAGGGTATGGAACGAGAGTGTTCGTACAAACAGATAGAGTAATTAATAGTAACGTAACAAAGAAAGATATAATACCTCAAATTAATTTAGAATTTGACTGTTGTGTTGTaaacgaagaaaagaaaaatgtctcAATGCTAACGTTAGATTTACCACTGGAGCAGGTAGTAACACAATTAGACGATTTGAAAGTCGCTGGGAAAAGACTCGATGATGTCCAGCGAATGGCAGAAAGGCAGGAGGAAGAACTAAAAtattccagatattttacacattacTCAATAACTACATAC GACAGCCGTCTGGAGAGTAGCATTCTGGAGGAGACCCATTCACGAGCAGAGACGACAGACGACGCGAATGATGTTGGAGGCGGGTGGTGCCATACATCCTCCCACAAACGGCTGCTTATTAGCTGGCTCGACTGCAGCGAAGGCCGCCTGGAAACCAGCTGGATGCAGGCACAGCAACAGGTAGCACGTGCCTCCACTGCTAGCCGGTCACCAGCTGGCTGCAGGTACACGCACCCTCGTGGCTCGCAAGAGTCTTTGGCACTCCCAGAGAGCAGCGGCGAAGAAACTGCTGTTCGCCCAGAGGGCAAT